In Oryctolagus cuniculus chromosome X, mOryCun1.1, whole genome shotgun sequence, a single window of DNA contains:
- the LOC103351899 gene encoding uncharacterized protein, producing the protein MEEDISPLREVLTTQASHTDPDPDEAVPHAEAPAPVQTPLEDASSTASQGVGVGQKGIGQEENDEMGKMSGFSLCTSVPDVALLHDSSKRTSCAAKRGEKIGKKNSRKRRNRKEGKTIYLPWPLMLQTRASSAAQVLGQTCTPRALPFAEVELQSEHAEKERASVLTEPWKALADSLLPAARPVQPFLDKDFLAHNEEIRVGQKSCLIEREERRKKVGASPWPLTVQAWASFTGPAPIQPRASPVGNDRVNVGQKSRSQRGEQDKASILSPGYSAEAGATHPPVPLGQTSWEEQAYRTANSGEDVKKHIRLERRSRKSRSTLTRPWPLTVQAWASFTVADPVQTLLQGESPAASREVNAGWESQPRLDSEEESKAGLPWSGGAEAAGCFSATAPLQTSLGEAPFLEDSYSKLNKARRMPKRGDEGQSRSSVEPVLQSCQGWGNEDRDLGVQDFWECTVDNVPKQVDCYYGGGLLTREVARYDLDRNLYAYWYFGDEKAEKREGKD; encoded by the coding sequence ATGGAAGAAGACATTTCACCTCTCAGGGAGGTTCTGACCACCCAGGCTAGTCATACAGACCCCGATCCAGACGAAGCAGTCCCACATGCAGAAGCACCAGCTCCAGTTCAGACTCCACTTGAAGATGCTTCATCCACAGCAAGTCAAGGGGTTGGTGTGGGGCAGAAAGGCATTGGGCAAGAAGAGAATGATGAGATGGGGAAAATGTCTGGTTTTAGCTTGTGCACAAGTGTCCCAGATGTGGCTCTGCTTCATGACTCATCTAAAAGGACATCCTGTGCTGCTAAGAGGGGGGAGAAGATAGGGAAGAAAAACAGCCGTAAAAGAAGGAATAGAAAAGAAGGTAAGACGATATATCTTCCTTGGCCTCTGATGTTACAGACtcgggcatcttctgctgcccaaGTTCTAGGTCAGACTTGTACTCCACGGGCTTTGCCGTTTGCTGAGGTGGAGCTGCAAAGCGAGCATGCTGAGAAAGAAAGAGCATCAGTTCTTACTGAGCCTTGGAAGGCACTGGCTGACAGCCTGCTGCCAGCAGCAAGACCAGTGCAGCCCTttcttgacaaggactttctggCACACAATGAGGAGATCAGAGTAGGGCAGAAAAGCTGCCTTATAGAAAGAGAGGAACGGCGCAAGAAGGTTGGGGCTAGTCCTTGGCCTCTGACGGTACAGGCTTGGGCATCTTTTACAGGCCCAGCTCCCATACAGCCAAGGGCGTCACCAGTTGGTAATGACAGAGTCAATGTGGGGCAGAAAAGCAGAAGTCAAAGAGGTGAGCAGGATAAAGCATCCATCCTGAGTCCAGGCTACAGCGCAGAGGCTGGTGCCACACACCCGCCTGTGCCTCTGGGCCAGACTTCATGGGAGGAGCAGGCATACCGCACTGCTAACAGTGGGGAAGATGTGAAGAAGCATATCAGACTGGAGAGGAGGAGCAGAAAGAGCAGAAGCACCCTCACGCGTCCCTGGCCTCTGACAGTGCAAGCTTGGGCTTCCTTTACAGTAGCAGACCCAGTCCAGACTCTTCTTCAGGGCGAGTCTCCTGCTGCGAGTAGAGAAGTGAATGCGGGCTGGGAAAGCCAGCCTCGTCTGGATAGTGAGGAAGAGAGCAAGGCTGGTCTTCCTTGGTCTGGAGGAGCAGAGGCTGCTGGCTGCTTCTCCGCCACGGCTCCGTTGCAGACTTCACTTGGTGAGGCTCCTTTCCTGGAGGACAGCTATTCCAAGCTGAACAAAGCCAGGAGGATGCCTAAGAGGGGAGATGAGGGGCAATCCCGGAGCAGTGTAGAGCCAGTCCTGCAatcctgccagggctggggaaaTGAAGACAGGGACCTGGGGGTTCAGGACTTCTGGGAATGTACTGTCGACAATGTTCCTAAGCAAGTTGACTGTTATTATGGGGGAGGGTTACTCACAAGAGAGGTCGCACGGTATGACCTTGACCGAAACCTATATGCATATTGGTACTTCGGGGACgagaaggcagagaagagagagggaaaggactGA